The following proteins are co-located in the Schistocerca americana isolate TAMUIC-IGC-003095 unplaced genomic scaffold, iqSchAmer2.1 HiC_scaffold_1492, whole genome shotgun sequence genome:
- the LOC124569425 gene encoding uncharacterized protein LOC124569425 gives MPRRNGNVAVRTPLAVTSRRRQMADASGSSGGRRGGAPPAREHQPQQGYHNRRWRQHRRGGGRGGWRRGRGAARGAQDSAVGASAVQDGSRGVLTAMADSPGRGSLRSPQLPSGNDSLTPPRGRGLSRHPAARSPLVERNRARRRISEALATANSASTTSVSVAEESVTNRLHGNTGSRDDSTRTQPLQQHSTSVPLLTPPPSEDDPNVDIRNIERPAAEGSSQSDPEEAHDPETEELSRLRCTSERTEVIAEREIIRQRRCADYPGFAFGSSIFGSDTMMKFNIIRNELQNIKNSQLKRVSMNLC, from the coding sequence ATGCCGCGCCGCAACGGGAATGTCGCGGTTCGAACCCCGCTCGCGGTAACTTCGCGCCGTCGACAAATGGCAGACGCGTCGGGTAGTTCGGGTGGACGCCGCGGCGGTGCGCCACCCGCACGGGAACACCAACCTCAACAGGGTTACCACAACCGCCGCTGGCGGCAGCACCGGAGAGGCGGTGGCCGCGGTGGTTGGCGGCGCGGCCGCGGCGCAGCGCGCGGAGCGCAAGACAGCGCCGTGGGAGCGTCAGCAGTCCAAGATGGCAGCCGTGGGGTGCTGACGGCTATGGCTGACAGTCCTGGAAGAGGAAGTTTAAGGTCTCCACAATTACCGTCTGGAAACGACAGCTTGACACCCCCCAGGGGCAGGGGATTAAGTCGGCATCCGGCAGCCAGAAGCCCCTTGGTCGAGCGCAATCGCGCTCGTCGAAGAATTTCAGAGGCCTTAGCGACCGCTAATTCTGCAAGCACAACTAGCGTCTCCGTCGCAGAGGAAAGTGTTACGAATCGGCTCCATGGCAACACTGGCAGCAGAGATGACAGCACCAGAACGCAGCCGCTACAGCAGCATTCAACTTCTGTCCCACTTCTGACGCCGCCGCCAAGTGAAGATGATCCAAACGTAGACATACGAAACATAGAGAGACCAGCTGCTGAAGGTAGCAGCCAAAGTGACCCTGAAGAAGCGCACGACCCCGAGACCGAAGAACTCTCACGCCTGCGTTGCACAAGCGAGAGAACAGAAGTCATCGCCGAAAGAGAAATAATTCGACAGAGGAGATGCGCCGATTATCCTGGCTTCGCTTTCGGATCGTCTATATTTGGTTCCGATACTATGATGAAGTTCAACATCATAAGAAATGAACTTCAGAACATTAAAAACTCACAGCTAAAAAGGGTTAGTATGAATTTGTGTTAA